A part of Chitinimonas koreensis genomic DNA contains:
- the cyoE gene encoding heme o synthase produces the protein MSATTLTRPAPGLKARAREFLALAKPRVVSLIVFCAVIGMFLAVPGLPPLVPVLAATVGIALVAGAAAAINCLVEQRIDALMARTRARPLPRGQVTSSQTLAFALAVGGVGLALLHEWVNPLTMWLTLATFVGYAIIYTVVLKPNTPQNIVIGGASGAMPPILGWAAVTGEVSHDAMILFLIIFAWTPPHFWALALYRRDDYARAGLPMLPVTHGEVFTRLHVLLYTLILTAVTLLPVATGMSGLIYLAAALALDGVFIAYAWRIWRNYSDALARSTFRYSILYLSLLFAALLLDHYLRFPLG, from the coding sequence ATGTCCGCTACCACCCTGACCCGGCCCGCGCCGGGTCTCAAGGCGCGTGCGCGCGAATTCCTGGCCCTGGCCAAGCCGCGCGTGGTCTCGCTGATCGTGTTCTGCGCGGTGATCGGCATGTTCCTCGCGGTGCCCGGCCTGCCGCCGCTGGTGCCGGTGCTGGCCGCCACCGTCGGCATCGCGCTGGTCGCCGGCGCGGCGGCCGCGATCAACTGCCTGGTCGAGCAGCGCATCGACGCGCTGATGGCGCGCACCCGCGCCCGGCCGCTGCCGCGCGGCCAGGTGACCAGCAGCCAGACGCTGGCCTTTGCGCTGGCGGTCGGCGGCGTCGGCCTGGCGCTGCTGCACGAGTGGGTCAACCCGCTCACCATGTGGCTGACGCTGGCGACCTTCGTCGGCTACGCCATCATCTATACCGTGGTGCTCAAGCCCAACACGCCGCAGAACATCGTGATCGGCGGCGCCTCGGGCGCCATGCCGCCGATCCTCGGCTGGGCCGCGGTGACCGGCGAGGTCAGCCACGACGCGATGATCCTGTTCCTGATCATCTTCGCCTGGACCCCGCCGCATTTCTGGGCGCTGGCGCTGTACCGGCGCGACGACTATGCGCGCGCCGGCCTGCCCATGCTGCCGGTGACCCACGGCGAGGTCTTCACCCGCCTGCACGTGCTGCTCTACACGCTGATCCTGACCGCGGTGACCCTGCTGCCGGTGGCCACCGGCATGTCCGGCCTGATCTACCTGGCCGCTGCGCTGGCGCTCGACGGCGTGTTCATCGCCTATGCCTGGCGCATCTGGCGCAACTATTCGGACGCGCTGGCGCGCAGCACCTTCCGCTACTCGATCCTCTACCTCTCGCTGCTGTTCGCCGCGCTGCTGCTCGACCACTACTTGCGTTTCCCGCTCGGATAA
- a CDS encoding cytochrome c oxidase subunit 3 → MATHQPDYYVPAPSKWPLVGSFALFFIGLGAALSVNSVDIGWASLAVGFAILLYMLFGWFGDVIGESEKGVYSKRVDLSFRWGMGWFIFSEVMFFAAFFGTLFYLRTISVPELGDMQHKLLWPDFKAMWPTSVAPNGTAPYEVMAAFGLPAWNTLILLTSGVTLTWAHWGLMKNNRGQLKLGLLVTVLLGALFLCLQGYEYAHAWGHMGLTLASGVYGATFYMMTGFHGMHVFIGALMLAVMYFRSLKGHFTAEHHFAFEAAAWYWHFVDVVWLILFVFVYWL, encoded by the coding sequence ATGGCAACGCATCAACCCGACTACTACGTACCGGCGCCATCGAAGTGGCCGCTGGTCGGTTCCTTCGCGCTGTTCTTCATCGGCCTCGGCGCTGCGCTGTCGGTGAATTCGGTCGACATCGGCTGGGCTTCGCTGGCGGTCGGCTTCGCCATCCTGCTCTACATGCTGTTCGGCTGGTTTGGCGACGTGATCGGCGAATCGGAGAAGGGCGTCTACTCCAAGCGCGTCGACCTGTCGTTCCGCTGGGGCATGGGCTGGTTCATCTTCTCCGAGGTGATGTTCTTCGCCGCCTTCTTCGGCACGCTGTTCTACCTGCGCACCATCTCGGTCCCCGAGCTCGGCGACATGCAGCACAAGCTCCTGTGGCCCGACTTCAAGGCGATGTGGCCGACTTCGGTGGCGCCCAACGGCACCGCACCCTACGAAGTGATGGCCGCCTTCGGCTTGCCGGCCTGGAACACCCTGATCCTGCTGACCTCGGGCGTGACGCTGACCTGGGCGCACTGGGGCCTGATGAAGAACAACCGCGGCCAGCTCAAGCTCGGCCTCCTGGTCACCGTGCTGCTCGGCGCGCTGTTCCTCTGCCTGCAGGGCTACGAATATGCGCATGCCTGGGGCCATATGGGCCTGACGCTCGCTTCCGGCGTCTACGGCGCGACCTTCTACATGATGACCGGCTTCCACGGCATGCACGTGTTCATCGGCGCGCTGATGCTGGCGGTCATGTATTTCCGCTCGCTCAAGGGCCATTTCACCGCCGAGCATCACTTCGCCTTCGAAGCCGCGGCCTGGTACTGGCACTTCGTCGACGTGGTCTGGCTGATCCTGTTCGTCTTCGTCTACTGGCTGTAA
- a CDS encoding COX15/CtaA family protein — protein sequence MDFRDAFHVLRELGQTPDGAMLTMANLTAIHWLHRLGALVTFCYVGWLAWRLYAQGVLRSLALAIAAVLLLQVGLGIANVLLQLPLPIAVLHNAGAALLLTLTVILNFRLASRR from the coding sequence ATGGACTTCCGCGACGCCTTCCACGTGCTGCGCGAGCTCGGCCAGACACCCGACGGCGCGATGCTGACGATGGCCAATCTGACCGCGATCCACTGGCTGCACCGGCTCGGCGCGCTGGTCACCTTCTGCTATGTCGGCTGGCTGGCTTGGCGCTTGTATGCACAAGGCGTTTTGCGTAGCCTTGCCCTCGCCATCGCGGCGGTGCTGCTGCTGCAGGTGGGCCTGGGCATCGCCAACGTGCTGCTCCAACTGCCGCTGCCGATCGCGGTGCTGCACAACGCCGGCGCGGCGCTGCTGCTGACCCTGACGGTGATCCTGAATTTCCGGCTGGCGTCGCGCCGTTAG
- a CDS encoding twin transmembrane helix small protein gives MKIVVVLLIVCILLAMGSALFTLIRHKGASERTVRALTLRVALSIGLFLLLMLAWKLGWTQPHPVG, from the coding sequence ATGAAAATCGTCGTCGTATTGCTGATCGTCTGCATCCTGCTTGCCATGGGCAGCGCGCTGTTCACGCTGATCCGCCACAAGGGCGCCTCGGAGCGCACGGTGCGCGCGCTGACCCTGCGCGTCGCGCTGTCGATCGGGCTGTTCCTGCTGCTGATGCTGGCCTGGAAGCTCGGCTGGACCCAGCCGCATCCGGTCGGCTGA
- a CDS encoding SCO family protein, whose amino-acid sequence MRRLLALFTLALALGLAGCSKDPATAFEATDITGADIGGDFRLTGHDGKPHALADFKGKVVVLFFGYTHCPDVCPTTMSELAAAMKTLGGRAAEVQVVFVTVDPERDTQALLAQYVPAFDPSFLGLTGTPAEVKAVADRYRIVFQKSGSDDKNYTVDHSAGSYILDKAGKLRVFVNYGAGAKVFAHDIDLLLRG is encoded by the coding sequence ATGCGACGACTGCTCGCCCTGTTCACCCTGGCCCTGGCGCTCGGCCTTGCCGGCTGCAGCAAGGATCCGGCCACCGCCTTCGAGGCGACCGACATCACCGGCGCCGACATCGGCGGCGATTTCCGCCTGACCGGCCACGACGGCAAGCCGCACGCGCTGGCCGATTTCAAGGGCAAGGTGGTGGTGCTGTTCTTCGGCTACACCCATTGCCCCGATGTCTGCCCGACCACCATGAGCGAGCTGGCGGCCGCCATGAAGACGCTCGGCGGGCGCGCCGCCGAGGTGCAGGTGGTGTTCGTCACGGTCGATCCGGAGCGCGATACGCAGGCGCTGCTGGCCCAGTACGTGCCGGCCTTCGACCCGTCCTTCCTCGGCCTGACCGGCACGCCGGCCGAGGTCAAGGCGGTGGCCGACCGCTACCGGATCGTGTTCCAGAAGTCCGGCAGCGACGACAAAAATTACACGGTCGATCACAGTGCCGGGAGCTATATTCTCGACAAGGCCGGTAAACTGCGCGTCTTCGTCAATTACGGTGCCGGGGCCAAGGTCTTCGCCCACGACATCGACCTGTTGCTGCGCGGCTGA
- a CDS encoding COX15/CtaA family protein, translated as MFKKLTLLAVVWTFCLIVLGAYVRLSDAGLGCPDWPGCYGKPTPIHAIEEISAAHADMPHGPVSLTKAWKEMIHRYFASGLGLLVLVLSVLAVRQRERLRQSPALAVVTFFVVCFQGALGAWTVTMLLKPAIVTGHLIGGMTLLALLTWLALRQREWPVATRDGGGLRRLAAVGLAVVACQIVLGGWVSTNYAALACADFPTCQGRWCRRWTSATPSTCCASSARHPTARC; from the coding sequence ATGTTCAAGAAACTCACCCTGCTGGCCGTCGTCTGGACCTTCTGCCTGATCGTGCTCGGCGCCTACGTGCGCCTATCCGACGCCGGCCTCGGCTGCCCCGACTGGCCCGGCTGCTACGGCAAGCCGACGCCGATCCACGCGATCGAGGAGATCAGCGCCGCCCATGCCGACATGCCGCACGGGCCGGTCAGCCTGACCAAGGCCTGGAAGGAGATGATCCACCGCTACTTCGCCAGCGGCCTGGGCCTGCTGGTCCTGGTCCTGTCGGTGCTGGCGGTGCGGCAGCGCGAGCGGCTGCGCCAGTCGCCGGCATTGGCGGTCGTCACCTTCTTCGTGGTCTGCTTCCAGGGCGCGCTCGGCGCCTGGACCGTGACCATGCTGCTCAAGCCGGCCATCGTCACCGGCCACCTGATCGGCGGCATGACGCTGCTGGCGTTGCTGACCTGGCTGGCACTGCGCCAGCGCGAATGGCCGGTGGCGACCCGCGACGGCGGCGGCCTGCGCCGGCTCGCCGCCGTCGGCCTCGCGGTGGTGGCCTGCCAGATCGTGCTCGGCGGCTGGGTCAGCACCAACTACGCCGCGCTGGCCTGCGCCGATTTCCCCACCTGTCAGGGGCGCTGGTGCCGCAGATGGACTTCCGCGACGCCTTCCACGTGCTGCGCGAGCTCGGCCAGACACCCGACGGCGCGATGCTGA
- a CDS encoding flagellar brake protein, with protein MDVSQFLLYTPMEIGFVLRALAQKNDLISIYFDHGRNSFLSTILDADSKQKRFWFDVSGTEAINRGLLRADHVVFVAAQEGVKIQFVLPGGVAMDDYDGRPAFSARFPDDLIKLQRREYFRLETPIGRPLVCRMPHPNGRILELPLHDISIGGVGLWMQGAVDIQQLDVFQGCRIDLGTFGLVEVSLEIRSKRQVTKRDGTVQSMLGARFVDLPRQTENLLQRYMAQLERERHQLLRN; from the coding sequence GTGGATGTCAGCCAGTTCCTGCTGTACACGCCGATGGAGATCGGCTTCGTGCTGCGTGCGCTGGCGCAGAAGAACGACCTGATCTCGATCTACTTCGATCACGGCCGCAATTCCTTCCTGTCGACCATCCTCGACGCGGATTCCAAGCAGAAGCGCTTCTGGTTCGACGTCAGCGGCACCGAGGCGATCAACCGCGGCCTCCTGCGCGCCGACCATGTGGTCTTCGTCGCCGCGCAGGAGGGCGTCAAGATCCAGTTCGTGCTGCCCGGCGGCGTGGCCATGGACGACTACGACGGCCGCCCGGCCTTCTCGGCACGCTTCCCGGACGACCTGATCAAGCTGCAGCGGCGCGAGTACTTCCGGCTCGAGACGCCGATCGGTCGGCCGCTGGTCTGCCGCATGCCGCATCCGAACGGCCGCATCCTCGAGTTGCCGCTGCACGACATCTCGATCGGCGGCGTCGGCCTGTGGATGCAGGGCGCGGTCGACATCCAGCAGCTCGACGTGTTCCAGGGTTGCCGCATCGACCTCGGCACCTTCGGCCTGGTCGAGGTCTCGCTCGAGATCCGCAGCAAGCGCCAGGTGACCAAGCGCGACGGCACCGTGCAGTCGATGCTCGGCGCGCGCTTCGTCGACCTGCCGCGGCAGACCGAGAATCTGCTCCAGCGCTACATGGCGCAGCTGGAGCGCGAGCGCCATCAGCTGCTGCGCAACTGA
- a CDS encoding SURF1 family protein: MSFRRPRLIVLIATVLFVALTVRLGFWQLGRGLHKAELAELRAAQALKPVAPWQGELGETAWQRRFSVRGVWRPEGQIFLDNRVRAGQAGFHVLAPLQLADGRWLLVNRGWLLKRPGVVPQAPLPAGEQVLTVRFEPPAQHYVELAGDTAAGAVWQNLDWTRYRARTQAPLVAALAWQLDGADPLARDWPAPGLGIEKHYAYAGQWFLFAALAAFLFIFLHWKRRSE; encoded by the coding sequence ATGTCCTTCCGCCGTCCCCGCCTGATCGTCCTGATCGCCACCGTGCTGTTCGTGGCGCTGACCGTGCGCCTCGGTTTCTGGCAGCTCGGCCGCGGCCTGCACAAGGCCGAGCTGGCCGAACTGCGCGCGGCGCAGGCGCTCAAGCCCGTGGCGCCGTGGCAGGGCGAGCTCGGCGAGACGGCCTGGCAGCGCCGCTTCAGCGTGCGCGGCGTATGGCGGCCCGAGGGGCAGATCTTCCTCGACAACCGCGTGCGCGCCGGCCAGGCCGGTTTTCACGTACTGGCGCCGCTGCAACTGGCGGATGGCCGCTGGCTGCTGGTCAACCGCGGCTGGCTGCTCAAGCGGCCCGGCGTCGTGCCCCAGGCGCCGCTGCCGGCCGGCGAGCAGGTGCTGACCGTGCGGTTCGAGCCGCCGGCGCAGCACTACGTCGAGCTGGCCGGCGACACCGCCGCCGGCGCGGTCTGGCAGAACCTCGACTGGACGCGCTACCGCGCCAGGACGCAGGCGCCGTTGGTGGCCGCGCTGGCCTGGCAGCTCGACGGCGCGGATCCGCTCGCGCGCGACTGGCCGGCGCCCGGCCTCGGCATCGAGAAGCACTACGCCTACGCCGGCCAATGGTTCCTGTTCGCGGCGCTGGCAGCCTTCCTATTCATCTTCCTGCACTGGAAACGTCGAAGCGAATGA